CGTGAAGGCGTTCAAGCACCTGAGGGGCTAAAAGGGGTTTCTGATATTAAAACCATGGGCTATGACTCTGATAAGGTATTGGAAACACGTGATGCAGATAAGGAAAGATTTGCAGAATTATTCGGTCAATAAAAATTATTTAATTGAATAGACAGAGGAAAAGGTTAAGGAAGGTTTTGTCTTTAGCCTTTTCTTTATATGAAAGAGTGAACATCATGCAAAAGCAACATTCCAAATTATCTTGGCGATTTATCTTTTCCTTTATTGCCTTAATAGTTTTTATCTTCCCCTTACTTACCATAATAATGAAGGGGATTGAGACACCAACCGGGCTTGGTTTTGACAATTTTTTGCTTATTTTCGAATCAAACCGTACATTTCAAGCCATTAAAAATACTTTAATATTAGGCATTGGATCAACCTGTATTTCCTTTATTTTGGGTCTATTGGTAGCCATCATTGTTGCCTATACCAATATTCGCTTTAAAAGAACTTTTGAACTATTAACCATTCTGCCATTTGTTATTCCGGGTTATATTATGACGCTATCTTGGACATCTGTTTTTGCCTTTAATAGTCCAATTAATAGCCTCTTAACTCAGTTAGAACTTCCTATTGTCAATTTGTATTCAATGGGGGGAATGATCTTTATATTAGGACTTAGTAATGCCGCTCTTGTCTATTTAAATGTCATTGATATCTTAAAGAAAATTCCTATTGAACAAGAATGGGCTTCGCGTGTATCTGGATATAACATGGTAGCAACGCTTAAAAATATCAACTTGCCCTCCGCTAAGTATGGAATAGCAAATGGGATTATTTTAGCCTTCTTAAGTGCTATTGATAATTTTGCTATTGTTTCTACATTGGGAACGCCTAGTGGGATTCCTGTGTTAAGTACCTATATTTACGAAAAAGCGATTGGTTTTGGGTCGCATAGCTTTAATGAGGCTGCCGTTCTCTCTATCATTTTGTCAGTTATTGGTTTTACTGGAGTAGCCTTTAGGGCTTATATGCTAAGAAAATCTCTTGTTATTGATACGCAGAGACCTCGCGCTAATGATCGTATTCAGTTAAGTTCTAAATATAGAAGAACGCTCGAAGGAATAATGTTTATCATTTTACTCACATTAAACATTCTTCCTTTAGTAACTATGTTCTTCTCATCCTTACAAGTTGGTTATAGCAGAAGTATTTTTGATATATCCAATATGGCTTTGGACAACTATGCCTTTATCTTCCAAACTCCTTCCATGTATAACGGCTTTTGGAACAGCTTTATCTTAACGACCTTAGCCATTTTAGTCTGTTTAATGTTAAGTATTTTTGCCACCTATTACAAGTCACGCATCGATTCAAAAGCAACATCCTTATTGGAGCTGGGCGCCTCGATTACTTATTCAACGCCTGGGATTGTTCTGGCTTTAAGCATGATTCTTTATTGGAGTAACATCCCTAATGTTTATGGCAGCTTATTGATCCTATTTATTGCTTACATCACACGCTACTTCCTGGTGATTTTTAACGGCTCATCCACAGCGATTACTAGTATTCCTTTCTACTTGGAAGAAGCGGCACAGATTTCAGGGTCAAAGAAGCCTCAAATTTGGCGCAGGATTATTTTACCCTTGATGAAAGGGCAACTATTATCGAGTTCCTTCTTAATGTTTAGCAGTGCATTGACGGAATTAACTTTATCCTCCTTGTTAGCTGTTGCCAATACGAAAACGATTGGATTAACGATTTATAATTTACAAACCAGTGGCGATGTCAATACTGCTCAAGCTTATTCTGTTTTACTGACCTTATTCATTTTATTACTCTTATATTGTAGAAATTATTTACTAGGCAAGGAGGAAAAATCAATTGACGGATCAAATGAAAATTACTCAGTTAAGTAAGACCTATGGGAATAATGTGGCATTGAATAATATATCTGTTTCATTTGATAAGGGTGAATTCATTGCTATTTTAGGGCCTTCAGGTTGCGGGAAGACGACCTTCTTACAGTCAATCGCTGGTTTTTTAACTCCAGATGCAGGCACCATTCAATTAGGGGATAAACTTCTCTATCAGGAAGGTGAAAGTGTGCCTGTGGAAGAAAGAGGGTTTGGCATGGTATTCCAACATTTTGCTCTTTGGCCACATATGTCAGTCTTTGAGCATTTACTATACCCATTAAATAGCTCTGTACTTGAGAAGCAATTTAGTAAGGAAGAAAAAAAGCAACGAATCAATAAAACTTTAGACATGCTCCAACTACAGAATCTTAAAAATCGCTATCCTCATGAATTATCTGGGGGACAAAAACAGCGTGTCTCTCTGGGAAGAGCTTTGGTTTCTGGCCCAAATGTTTTACTCATGGACGAGCCCCTCAGTGCCTTAGATGCCTATTTAAAAGATTCCATGATTCATGAAATTAAAAAATACACCAAACCGTTGGAGCTACTTTTCTCTACGTGACACATGATCAATTAGAAGCCATGGCTTTAGCAGATCGCATTGTCGTGATGAACAATGGCGAAATATCTCAAATAGATACCCCTTATAATCTCTATC
This genomic window from Aerococcus sp. Group 1 contains:
- a CDS encoding iron ABC transporter permease, which encodes MQKQHSKLSWRFIFSFIALIVFIFPLLTIIMKGIETPTGLGFDNFLLIFESNRTFQAIKNTLILGIGSTCISFILGLLVAIIVAYTNIRFKRTFELLTILPFVIPGYIMTLSWTSVFAFNSPINSLLTQLELPIVNLYSMGGMIFILGLSNAALVYLNVIDILKKIPIEQEWASRVSGYNMVATLKNINLPSAKYGIANGIILAFLSAIDNFAIVSTLGTPSGIPVLSTYIYEKAIGFGSHSFNEAAVLSIILSVIGFTGVAFRAYMLRKSLVIDTQRPRANDRIQLSSKYRRTLEGIMFIILLTLNILPLVTMFFSSLQVGYSRSIFDISNMALDNYAFIFQTPSMYNGFWNSFILTTLAILVCLMLSIFATYYKSRIDSKATSLLELGASITYSTPGIVLALSMILYWSNIPNVYGSLLILFIAYITRYFLVIFNGSSTAITSIPFYLEEAAQISGSKKPQIWRRIILPLMKGQLLSSSFLMFSSALTELTLSSLLAVANTKTIGLTIYNLQTSGDVNTAQAYSVLLTLFILLLLYCRNYLLGKEEKSIDGSNENYSVK
- a CDS encoding ABC transporter ATP-binding protein, with amino-acid sequence MTDQMKITQLSKTYGNNVALNNISVSFDKGEFIAILGPSGCGKTTFLQSIAGFLTPDAGTIQLGDKLLYQEGESVPVEERGFGMVFQHFALWPHMSVFEHLLYPLNSSVLEKQFSKEEKKQRINKTLDMLQLQNLKNRYPHELSGGQKQRVSLGRALVSGPNVLLMDEPLSALDAYLKDSMIHEIKKYTKPLELLFST